The Pseudomonas orientalis genome contains a region encoding:
- a CDS encoding protein-glutamate methylesterase/protein-glutamine glutaminase: protein MPTKKISVLLVDDSAVVRQVLLAILADTPDIHVMGAASDPIFAMDKLAREWPDVIVLDVEMPRMDGITFLRKIMSERPTPVVICSSLTQKGAETSLQALAAGAVEIITKPTTGLKNFLIESAAELVAAIRAAANANVRNLGRRSVSPAPAPAGKLSADAILPAANGQAMAHTTERIVAIGTSTGGTQALEAVLTALPRVCPGMVIVQHMPEKFTASFAERLNSVCEIEVREARNNDRVLPGLALIAPGGKHLMVTRSGAYYHAQVIDGPLVNRHRPSVDVLFRSVARFAGRNATGIIMTGMGDDGARGLKEMLDAGAATVAQDEASCVVFGMPKEAIKLNAAQRIMALGDIHRAILHN, encoded by the coding sequence ATGCCTACCAAAAAAATCAGTGTGCTGCTGGTCGATGACTCGGCCGTGGTGCGCCAGGTACTGCTGGCGATTCTCGCTGACACGCCGGATATCCATGTGATGGGCGCCGCTTCCGACCCGATTTTCGCCATGGACAAACTCGCCCGGGAATGGCCGGATGTGATCGTGCTGGATGTAGAAATGCCGCGCATGGACGGCATCACCTTTCTCAGGAAAATCATGAGCGAGCGGCCGACGCCGGTGGTGATCTGCTCGTCGCTGACCCAGAAAGGCGCGGAAACCTCCCTGCAGGCGCTGGCAGCGGGTGCTGTGGAGATCATTACCAAGCCCACGACCGGCTTGAAGAATTTCCTGATCGAATCGGCGGCCGAGTTGGTGGCGGCGATCCGTGCCGCGGCCAACGCCAACGTCAGGAACCTGGGAAGGCGCAGCGTCAGCCCGGCACCGGCACCGGCCGGCAAGCTCAGTGCGGATGCGATCCTGCCCGCCGCCAATGGCCAGGCCATGGCGCACACCACCGAACGTATTGTCGCCATCGGCACCTCCACCGGTGGCACCCAGGCGCTGGAGGCGGTGCTGACGGCCCTGCCGCGGGTGTGCCCGGGCATGGTGATCGTGCAGCACATGCCGGAAAAATTCACTGCCTCGTTCGCCGAGCGTCTCAACAGCGTTTGCGAAATCGAGGTGCGCGAAGCGCGCAACAATGACCGTGTCCTGCCCGGCCTGGCCCTGATCGCCCCTGGCGGCAAGCACCTGATGGTCACCCGCAGCGGCGCCTATTATCACGCTCAGGTCATCGATGGGCCGCTGGTCAACCGGCACCGGCCTTCAGTGGATGTGCTGTTTCGCTCGGTGGCCAGGTTCGCCGGCAGGAACGCCACGGGCATCATCATGACCGGTATGGGCGACGATGGCGCACGCGGGCTCAAGGAGATGCTTGATGCCGGCGCCGCCACGGTGGCTCAGGACGAGGCCAGTTGTGTGGTGTTCGGCATGCCCAAGGAGGCGATCAAGCTCAACGCCGCCCAGCGCATCATGGCGCTGGGGGATATTCATCGGGCGATTTTGCATAATTGA
- a CDS encoding response regulator codes for MAKNVLVVDDSSSVRQVVGIALKSAGYDVIEASDGKDALSKLTGQKVHLIISDVNMPNMDGITFVKEVKKLANYKFTPIIMLTTESQEAKKAEGQAAGARAWVVKPFQPAQMLAAVSKLILP; via the coding sequence ATGGCAAAGAATGTATTAGTGGTCGACGACTCGAGCAGCGTGCGGCAAGTGGTCGGCATTGCCTTGAAAAGCGCCGGCTACGACGTCATCGAGGCCAGCGACGGCAAGGATGCCCTGAGCAAGCTGACCGGGCAGAAAGTGCACTTGATCATCAGTGACGTGAACATGCCAAACATGGACGGCATCACCTTCGTCAAGGAGGTCAAGAAGCTGGCCAATTACAAGTTCACCCCGATCATCATGCTGACCACCGAGTCCCAGGAAGCGAAGAAGGCCGAGGGCCAGGCCGCCGGCGCCAGGGCATGGGTGGTCAAGCCATTCCAGCCGGCGCAGATGTTGGCCGCCGTGTCTAAACTGATCCTGCCCTGA
- the cheD gene encoding chemoreceptor glutamine deamidase CheD: MKKPVGVGEVVLAPGQVSFATRPTRLRTLLGSCVAITFWHPQRQIGGMCHFMLPGRARNHQPLDGRYGDEALELLLRHAQANGTRAQDYQVKLFGGGEMFPDHQRRLPTHDVATLNIRAALALAERYQLHLTAQDMGSTGYRTIMFDLWNGNVWVRHQPMGTLQQDAYQKNQCAAGR; this comes from the coding sequence ATGAAAAAACCAGTCGGTGTGGGCGAAGTGGTGTTGGCGCCTGGGCAGGTCAGCTTTGCGACGCGGCCGACGCGCCTGCGTACCTTGCTCGGTTCCTGCGTGGCGATCACCTTCTGGCACCCGCAACGACAGATCGGCGGCATGTGTCACTTCATGCTGCCGGGGCGAGCGCGCAATCATCAGCCCCTGGATGGCCGCTATGGCGACGAAGCCCTGGAACTGCTGCTGCGCCACGCCCAGGCCAATGGCACGCGTGCGCAGGATTACCAGGTCAAGTTGTTCGGCGGCGGCGAGATGTTTCCTGATCACCAGCGCCGCCTGCCGACCCACGACGTGGCCACCCTGAATATTCGCGCGGCGCTGGCCCTGGCCGAGCGCTATCAATTGCACCTGACGGCCCAGGACATGGGCAGTACCGGTTACCGCACGATCATGTTCGACCTGTGGAACGGCAATGTCTGGGTCCGGCACCAACCTATGGGAACACTTCAACAAGATGCCTACCAAAAAAATCAGTGTGCTGCTGGTCGATGA
- a CDS encoding chemotaxis protein CheW: MGAVMTTRHTAVAVDEDAQYLTFMLGGEMFAIGILGIKEIIEYGSLTVVPMMPAFVRGVINLRGAVVPVVDLSARFGRANSAITRRSCVIIIEANNDDGRPQDIGLLVDTVSAVQEIPAAQIEPPPSFGARIRADFIGGMAKVDGKFVIVLEVDKVLSIDEMSSLAEDGQAAALDLDPR, from the coding sequence ATGGGCGCAGTGATGACGACTCGGCATACCGCGGTTGCGGTGGATGAGGACGCGCAATACCTGACCTTCATGCTTGGCGGTGAAATGTTCGCCATCGGCATTCTGGGCATCAAGGAAATTATCGAATACGGCAGCCTGACCGTGGTGCCGATGATGCCGGCGTTCGTGCGCGGGGTGATCAACCTGCGCGGCGCGGTGGTGCCGGTGGTGGACTTGTCGGCGCGCTTCGGGCGGGCCAACTCGGCGATCACCCGGCGCTCCTGCGTGATCATCATTGAGGCGAATAACGATGATGGACGGCCTCAGGATATCGGGTTGCTGGTCGATACCGTGTCCGCCGTGCAGGAGATCCCCGCCGCGCAGATCGAGCCGCCGCCCAGTTTCGGCGCGCGGATTCGCGCCGATTTCATCGGCGGCATGGCCAAGGTCGACGGCAAGTTCGTGATTGTGCTGGAGGTGGACAAGGTGCTGTCCATCGATGAGATGTCCAGCCTCGCCGAGGACGGCCAGGCGGCGGCCCTCGACCTCGATCCGCGTTGA
- a CDS encoding CheR family methyltransferase, translating to MPDTASIDDREFGQFQSWLYRAAGINLSPAKKALVAGRLFKRLKHYELHSYGEYFKLIMSDQRKGELQVALDLLTTNETYFFREPKHFDFLRQQVLPGAAPGKVFRVWSAASSSGEEPYSLAMTLAEGLGTTPWEVIGSDISTQVLAKARNGHYAMERAATLPQPLLTKYCLKGIGRQEGTFLIDKALRNRVNFVQVNLNEALPALGEFEVIFLRNVMIYFDQQTKSQVVARLLPLLKPGGYFIISHSESLNGVNDTLKLVAPSIYRKP from the coding sequence ATGCCAGATACCGCCTCCATCGACGATCGTGAATTCGGCCAGTTCCAGAGCTGGCTGTACCGCGCGGCCGGCATCAACCTGTCGCCGGCCAAAAAAGCCCTGGTGGCCGGGCGCCTGTTCAAGCGCCTCAAGCACTACGAGCTGCATAGCTACGGCGAGTACTTCAAGCTGATCATGAGTGACCAACGCAAGGGCGAGCTGCAGGTTGCCCTGGATTTGCTGACCACCAACGAAACCTATTTTTTTCGCGAGCCCAAGCACTTCGACTTCCTGCGCCAGCAGGTGCTGCCCGGGGCCGCGCCGGGCAAGGTATTTCGCGTCTGGAGCGCGGCCAGTTCCTCGGGCGAAGAACCCTACAGCCTGGCGATGACCCTGGCCGAGGGCCTGGGCACCACGCCTTGGGAAGTGATCGGCTCGGACATCAGCACCCAGGTGCTGGCCAAGGCACGCAACGGCCACTACGCCATGGAGCGCGCCGCGACGCTGCCCCAGCCGCTGTTGACCAAGTACTGTCTCAAGGGCATTGGCCGCCAGGAGGGCACCTTCCTGATCGACAAGGCCTTGCGTAACCGCGTCAATTTTGTGCAGGTCAACCTTAATGAAGCGCTGCCGGCCCTGGGCGAGTTCGAGGTGATCTTCCTGCGCAACGTGATGATCTATTTCGACCAGCAGACCAAGAGCCAGGTGGTCGCGCGTCTGTTGCCGCTGCTTAAGCCCGGCGGTTATTTCATCATCAGCCACTCGGAAAGCCTCAACGGTGTCAACGACACCTTGAAGCTGGTGGCGCCGTCGATTTACCGCAAGCCATGA
- a CDS encoding chemotaxis protein CheA, with protein sequence MSINLDQAQQTFIVEARELLQAMEQSLLQLESEPDDQDAIGAIFRAAHTIKGSAGLFGLASIVGFTHNVEDVLDRLREGNVAVDAALIALLLKCGDHMLELVEVVANRGEVPTPAALERGEALREALSAYQPMRTATASVEIAEVADDAVVEVLWHISLRFGVEVFRNGMDPLSFLRYLETMGQVLQVTTLTDSIPPMDSWDPESCYLGFEIDLRSTASHAALSEVFDFVRDDCEVHISVIDQAPGSTAVVVGDRVAQAEQGLVAATPQRSAAASETKPRDGNYVRVNADKLDELINLVGELVIASAGSSLLARSCNNDPLQEATSTVSGLVEEILDGALRLRMIPIGDTFNRFRRVVRDISQELGKDIELNISGADTELDKTVVEKIGDPLMHLLRNAMDHGIESADARRAAGKSTKGHLSLNAYHDSGSIVIEIADDGAGLNRERILQKAQERGLVASGAVLTDQEIYNLIFEAGFSTAEAVTNLSGRGVGMDVVKRNITLLRGTVDLDSRPGEGTVVRIRLPLTLAIINGFLVGINQSTYVIPLDMVQECIELDERQRQSSRDDGYLDLRGEVLPLVDLREHFSHEGPAARRQNVVVVRYAEHKAGLVVDDLLGEFQTVIKPLGKLFGALRGISGSTILGSGAVALILDVPALLNQLVQLEARTPQAPQSPPVVAR encoded by the coding sequence GTGAGCATCAATCTCGATCAGGCACAGCAGACATTCATCGTTGAGGCACGCGAGCTGTTGCAGGCCATGGAGCAATCCCTGCTGCAATTGGAAAGCGAGCCGGACGACCAGGACGCCATTGGCGCGATTTTCCGCGCCGCGCACACTATCAAGGGCTCGGCGGGTCTTTTCGGTCTGGCGTCGATCGTGGGGTTCACGCATAACGTCGAAGACGTGCTTGACCGCCTGCGCGAAGGTAATGTGGCGGTGGACGCCGCATTGATCGCGCTGCTGCTCAAGTGCGGCGACCACATGCTCGAACTGGTCGAAGTGGTCGCCAACCGCGGTGAGGTGCCGACGCCTGCCGCTCTGGAACGCGGTGAGGCATTGCGCGAGGCGCTGAGTGCCTATCAGCCGATGCGAACCGCCACTGCCAGCGTCGAAATCGCTGAGGTGGCCGACGACGCGGTGGTCGAAGTGCTCTGGCACATCTCCCTGCGCTTCGGCGTGGAGGTGTTCCGTAATGGCATGGACCCGCTGTCATTTTTACGCTACCTCGAAACCATGGGCCAGGTGCTGCAGGTCACCACCCTGACCGACAGCATCCCGCCAATGGACAGCTGGGACCCGGAAAGCTGCTACCTGGGTTTCGAGATCGACCTGCGTTCGACGGCCAGCCACGCCGCCCTCAGCGAAGTGTTCGATTTTGTGCGTGACGACTGCGAGGTGCACATCAGTGTGATCGACCAAGCGCCTGGGAGCACTGCGGTCGTTGTTGGCGACCGGGTTGCCCAGGCAGAGCAAGGCCTTGTGGCGGCGACACCGCAGCGTTCTGCAGCCGCCAGCGAGACGAAACCCCGCGACGGCAATTACGTGCGGGTCAACGCCGACAAGCTCGACGAGCTGATCAATCTGGTCGGCGAACTGGTGATCGCCAGTGCCGGCTCAAGCCTGCTGGCCCGCTCCTGTAACAACGACCCCTTGCAAGAGGCGACCTCGACGGTATCGGGGCTGGTGGAAGAGATCCTCGATGGCGCCCTGCGCCTGCGCATGATCCCCATTGGCGACACGTTCAACCGTTTTCGCCGTGTGGTGCGCGATATCAGCCAGGAATTGGGCAAGGACATCGAACTGAACATCAGCGGCGCGGACACCGAACTGGACAAGACCGTCGTCGAGAAAATCGGCGACCCGCTGATGCACCTGCTGCGCAACGCCATGGACCACGGTATCGAAAGCGCTGATGCGCGGCGTGCGGCCGGCAAGTCGACCAAGGGGCATTTGAGCCTCAATGCCTACCATGACTCGGGGAGCATCGTTATTGAAATCGCCGACGATGGCGCCGGGCTCAATCGCGAACGCATCCTGCAAAAGGCCCAGGAACGCGGGCTGGTGGCCAGCGGCGCGGTGCTCACCGACCAGGAGATTTACAACCTGATCTTCGAAGCGGGTTTCTCCACCGCCGAGGCGGTGACCAACCTGTCCGGACGCGGCGTCGGCATGGATGTGGTCAAGCGCAATATCACCTTGTTACGCGGCACCGTCGACCTGGACAGCCGCCCCGGCGAGGGCACGGTGGTGCGCATCCGCTTGCCGCTGACCCTGGCGATCATCAATGGGTTTCTGGTCGGCATCAACCAGTCCACCTATGTGATTCCCCTGGACATGGTCCAGGAATGTATCGAACTGGATGAACGCCAGCGCCAGTCCAGCCGCGACGACGGCTATCTGGACCTGCGTGGCGAGGTCTTGCCGCTGGTGGACCTGCGTGAACACTTCAGCCACGAAGGGCCGGCTGCACGGCGCCAGAACGTGGTGGTGGTGCGCTACGCCGAGCACAAGGCCGGGCTGGTGGTGGATGACCTGCTCGGTGAGTTCCAGACCGTGATCAAACCGTTGGGCAAGTTGTTCGGCGCGCTGCGCGGCATCAGCGGCTCGACCATATTGGGCAGCGGCGCGGTGGCCCTGATCCTGGATGTACCGGCACTGCTCAACCAACTCGTACAACTGGAAGCCCGCACGCCCCAGGCGCCTCAATCGCCGCCGGTCGTCGCTCGCTGA
- a CDS encoding STAS domain-containing protein — protein sequence MPITTETVDDTARVRIDGELTIYTVAELAGALLPQMGAAPRLELDLSEVTEMDGAGLQLLAVIQREAGIAGTALSVTGQSQVVMQALQLCRSAAS from the coding sequence ATGCCGATCACCACTGAAACAGTCGACGACACTGCCCGCGTGCGCATTGACGGCGAGCTGACGATCTACACCGTAGCGGAACTGGCGGGTGCACTGCTGCCGCAGATGGGCGCGGCACCGCGCCTGGAACTGGACCTGTCCGAGGTCACGGAAATGGATGGCGCCGGCTTGCAGTTGCTCGCGGTCATCCAGCGTGAAGCCGGCATCGCCGGTACAGCCTTGAGCGTGACCGGCCAGAGCCAGGTGGTCATGCAGGCGCTCCAACTGTGTCGCAGCGCGGCCTCATAG
- a CDS encoding methyl-accepting chemotaxis protein has protein sequence MKWFYDLKISTKLISSFLVVLALTAAMGGFAILQLGAVNQAAQDIRGNWMPSMRAAAGMRFFAANYRLKENRHLATDIAEEKAQAEREAADARQQFDTRMGTYEQLLSNDEDRQLLASVKSAWDAYLASSKQVLEFSRQNQEVQARGLLRGESKGHFDEVTSRLQKMIEINDAGATVAGDKGSALYENARLSISAVLVAALLIGLGLAVFIARIISRPLRLAATAAEQLAEGNLNAHIEPGAKDETGMVLNAMRNMVGKLAHIIGEVRNAADNLASASEQVSATAQSMSQATSEQAASVEETSASVEQMSASINQNTENAKVTDGMASKAAKEATEGGESVQQTVVAMKKIAQRISIIDDIAYQTNLLALNAAIEAARAGEHGKGFAVVAAEVRKLAERSQVAAQEIGELSSSSVDMAEKAGKLLDEMVPSINKTSDLVQEISAASEEQAAGVGQINTAMTQLNQVTQQNASSSEELAATAEEMSSQAEQLQQAMSFFVLDSTPKASVQSSSVDSPGSKPSRQPPRPKPQAPRKAFAYNMAGAPDESDFTRF, from the coding sequence ATGAAATGGTTCTACGATCTTAAAATATCCACCAAGCTGATCAGCTCGTTCCTGGTGGTCCTGGCGCTCACTGCGGCCATGGGCGGCTTCGCCATTCTCCAGCTCGGCGCCGTCAACCAGGCGGCCCAGGACATCAGGGGCAATTGGATGCCTTCCATGCGCGCAGCAGCCGGCATGCGTTTTTTTGCTGCCAACTATCGCTTGAAAGAAAACCGCCACCTTGCGACCGACATCGCCGAGGAAAAGGCCCAGGCCGAACGTGAGGCCGCCGACGCGCGCCAACAGTTCGACACCCGCATGGGCACCTACGAGCAGTTGCTGTCGAACGACGAAGATCGCCAACTGCTGGCCAGCGTGAAAAGTGCGTGGGACGCGTACCTGGCGAGCAGCAAGCAAGTGCTCGAGTTTTCCCGGCAGAACCAGGAAGTCCAGGCACGTGGTTTGCTCAGGGGAGAGTCCAAGGGGCATTTCGATGAGGTAACCAGCCGCCTGCAAAAAATGATCGAGATCAATGATGCCGGTGCGACGGTTGCGGGTGACAAGGGCTCGGCGCTGTATGAAAACGCACGCCTGTCGATCAGCGCGGTACTGGTCGCGGCCTTGTTGATCGGCCTGGGCCTGGCGGTATTCATCGCCCGGATTATTTCCCGCCCGTTGAGGCTGGCCGCAACCGCCGCCGAACAATTGGCCGAAGGCAACCTCAACGCCCACATCGAGCCCGGTGCCAAGGATGAAACCGGCATGGTGCTCAACGCCATGCGCAACATGGTCGGCAAGCTGGCGCATATCATCGGCGAAGTGCGTAATGCCGCCGACAACCTGGCCAGCGCCTCCGAACAGGTCAGCGCCACGGCGCAATCGATGAGCCAAGCCACCAGTGAACAGGCCGCCAGTGTCGAGGAAACCAGCGCCTCGGTGGAACAGATGAGCGCCAGCATCAACCAGAACACCGAGAATGCCAAGGTCACCGATGGCATGGCCAGCAAGGCCGCCAAGGAAGCCACCGAAGGCGGCGAATCGGTACAGCAGACCGTGGTGGCGATGAAGAAAATCGCCCAACGCATCAGCATCATCGATGACATCGCCTACCAGACCAATCTGCTCGCCCTCAACGCCGCCATCGAGGCCGCGCGGGCCGGCGAGCACGGCAAGGGCTTCGCCGTGGTGGCCGCCGAAGTGCGCAAGCTGGCCGAGCGCAGCCAGGTCGCGGCCCAGGAAATCGGCGAGCTGTCGTCCAGCAGCGTGGACATGGCTGAGAAGGCCGGCAAGCTGCTTGACGAAATGGTGCCGTCCATCAACAAAACGTCCGACCTTGTGCAGGAAATCAGCGCTGCCTCCGAAGAACAGGCCGCCGGTGTCGGGCAGATCAACACCGCGATGACCCAGCTCAACCAAGTGACCCAGCAAAATGCGTCGAGCAGCGAGGAACTGGCGGCCACAGCCGAAGAAATGAGCAGCCAGGCCGAGCAATTGCAGCAAGCCATGAGCTTCTTCGTGCTCGATTCAACCCCAAAGGCTTCGGTTCAAAGCAGCAGCGTCGACAGCCCCGGCAGCAAGCCCAGCCGTCAGCCGCCACGCCCGAAACCACAGGCACCGCGCAAGGCTTTCGCCTACAACATGGCCGGCGCACCTGACGAATCGGACTTCACCCGCTTCTGA